In the Periophthalmus magnuspinnatus isolate fPerMag1 chromosome 4, fPerMag1.2.pri, whole genome shotgun sequence genome, one interval contains:
- the LOC117369912 gene encoding mucin-5AC-like — MDGMLLLILLFGFLNTALAQVSTTLPPTTASQNTTMSTTASTATTSTTPLQTTTVPPSIIAATTTASTTTGSPTTSTTPIQTTTVPPSTTTTTTASTTTGAPTTSTTPIQTTTVLPSTTTTTASTTASAPTTSATLLQTTTVPPSTIATTTIASTTTGAPTTSTKPIQTTTVPPSTIAATTTTSATTGAPTTSATPLQTTTVLPSATTTTTASTTTSAATTSATPLQTTTVPPSTIATTTGAPTITTTPIQTTTVPRSTIATTTTASTTTDAPTTSTTPIQTTTVPPSTIATTTIASTTTGAPTTSATLLQTTTVPPSATTTATASTTTGALTTSTTPIETTTVPASTIASTTIASTTTGAPTTSTTPIQTTTVPPSTIATTTTASPTTGAPTTSATLLQTTTVLPSATTTTTASTTTSAATTSATPLQTTTVPPSTIATTTTASTTTGAPTITTTPIQTTTVPPSTIATTTTASTTTDAPTTSTTPIQTTTVPPSTIATTTIASTTTGAPTTSATLPQTTTVPPSATTTATASTTTGALNTSTTPIETTTVPPSTIATTTTASPTTGAPTTSTTPLQTTTIFPSTTTSTTAASTTSSATTTSTTPHQTTTVPPSTTTFSTTSTAFQVTTSTIATPTTSPLTNTSPVPTSQITFITSTPPGPTSVAQLQMTIDSYVDLSRETLTELVQQFFRDKLGEADYSVAVKQITAANTSLTTEATPTAPTTTPVP; from the exons ATGGACGGAATGCTTCTCTTGATATTGTTATTCGGATTTTTAAACACAGCACTGGCACAAG TGTCAACGACACTTCCTCCAACAACAGCCTCTCAGAACACGACAATGAGCACTACAGCCAGCACTGCAACCACTTCAACTACACCGCTTCAAACTACAACTGTACCCCCTTCAATTATCGcagctacaactactgcaagcACTACAACAGGCTCTCCTACCACTTCAACTACACCCATTCAAACTACAACTGTACCCCcttcaactactacaacaactactgcaagCACTACAACTGGCGCTCCTACCACTTCAACTACACCCATTCAAACTACAACTGTACTCCcttcaactactacaactactgcaagcACTACAGCCAGCGCTCCTACCACTTCAGCTACACTGCTTCAAACTACAACTGTACCCCCTTCAACTATCGCAACTACAACTATTGCAAGCACTACAACCGGCGCTCCTACCACTTCAACTAAACCCATTCAAACTACAACTGTACCCCCTTCAACTATCgcagctacaactactacaagcGCTACAACCGGCGCTCCAACCACTTCAGCTACACCGCTTCAAACTACAACTGTACTCCCTtcagctactacaactactactgcaagcaCTACAACCAGTGCGGCAACCACTTCAGCTACACCACTTCAAACTACAACTGTACCCCCTTCAACAATCGCAACTACAACTGGCGCTCCTACCATTACAACTACGCCCATTCAAACTACAACTGTACCCCGTTCAACAATcgcaactacaactactgcaagcACTACAACCGATGCTCCTACCACTTCAACTACACCCATTCAAACTACAACTGTACCCCCTTCAACAATCGCAACTACAACTATTGCAAGCACTACAACCGGCGCTCCTACCACTTCAGCTACACTGCTTCAAACTACAACTGTACCCCCTTcagctactacaactgctactgcaaGCACTACAACCGGCGCCCTGACCACTTCAACTACACCCATTGAAACTACAACTGTACCCGCTTCAACTATTGCAAGTACAACTATTGCAAGCACTACAACCGGCGCTCCTACCACTTCAACTACACCCATTCAAACTACAACTGTACCCCCTTCAACTATcgcaactacaactactgcaagcCCTACAACCGGCGCTCCGACCACTTCAGCTACACTGCTTCAAACTACAACTGTACTCCCTTcagctactacaacaactactgcaagCACTACAACCAGTGCGGCAACCACTTCAGCTACACCGCTTCAAACTACAACTGTACCCCCTTCAACAATcgcaactacaactactgcaagcACTACAACTGGCGCTCCTACCATTACAACTACGCCCATTCAAACTACAACTGTACCCCCTTCAACAATcgcaactacaactactgcaagcACTACAACCGATGCTCCTACCACTTCAACTACACCCATTCAAACTACAACTGTACCCCCTTCAACAATTGCAACTACAACTATTGCAAGCACTACAACCGGCGCTCCTACCACTTCAGCTACACTGCCTCAAACTACAACTGTACCCCCTTcagctactacaactgctactgcaaGCACTACAACCGGCGCCCTGAACACTTCAACTACACCCATTGAAACTACAACTGTACCCCCTTCAACTATcgcaactacaactactgcaagcCCTACAACCGGCGCTCCGACCACGTCAACTACACCCCTTCAAACCACAACTATATTCCCTTCGACAACCACTAGTACAACTGCTGCAAGTACTACATCCAGTGCTACAACCACTTCAACTACACCCCATCAAACCACAACTGTACCACCTTCAACTACCACATTTTCAACTACAAGTACAGCTTTTCAAGTTACAACTTCAACCATAGCTACTCCAACAACCTCTCCTTTAACTAATACAAGCCCAGTTCCCACTTCACAAATCACCTTCATTACCTCAACACCTCCAG GTCCGACCTCAGTCGCTCAACTTCAAATGACAATAGACTCGTATGTTGACCTCAGCAGGGAAACGCTGACTGAACTCGTCCAACAG TTTTTCCGTGATAAATTGGGTGAAGCGGATTACAGTGTTGCAGTGAAACAAATTACAGCAGCAAATACTTCACTTACAACAGAAGCTACTCCAACCGCACCTACTACAACCCCCGTGCCATGA